One Aegilops tauschii subsp. strangulata cultivar AL8/78 chromosome 7, Aet v6.0, whole genome shotgun sequence genomic window carries:
- the LOC109747506 gene encoding polyamine oxidase 1 gives MLEMKPCRAIALALVVAAQCASLATAAGPRVIIVGAGMSGISAGKRLSEAGITDLVILEATDRIGGRIHKTKFAGVNVEMGANWVEGVNGDEMNPIWTMANGTGGLNLRTFRSDFDHLASNTYKQDGGLYDEKVVENIIERMDEVEESGSKLSGTLHHSGQQDMSVMAMQRLNDHMPSGPARPVDMVVDYYQHDFEFAEPPRVTSLQNTQPLPTFSNFGDDVYFVADQRGYESVVYHVAGQYLKTDRKSGAVTDPRLKLNTVVREISYFPSGVTVKTEDDKVYRADYVVVSASLGVLQTDLIRFKPQLPSWKIVSIYQFDMAVYTKVFLKFPKRFWPEGEGKEFFLYASGRRGYFPVWQQFEQQYPGSNVLLVTVTDDESRRIEQQSDNQTMAEAVAVLRKMFPKEDVPDATEILVPRWWSNRFFKGSFSNWPIGVNRYEYDLIRAPVGRVYFTGEHTSEKYNGYVHGAYLAGIDSADILINCAKKKMCKYDVKGKHD, from the exons ATGCTAGAGATGAAGCCCTGCAGAGCCATAGCTCTGGCGCTCGTGGTAGCAGCACAATGTGCTTCCCTGGCCACCGCCGCCGGTCCCAGAGTCATCATCGTCGGCGCCGGCATGTCCG GGATCTCGGCTGGGAAGAGGCTGTCCGAGGCCGGGATCACCGACTTGGTGATCCTTGAGGCGACTGACCGCATCGGCGGGCGCATCCACAAGACCAAGTTCGCCGGGGTGAACGTTGAGATGGGGGCCAACTGGGTGGAAGGGGTGAACGGCGACGAGATGAACCCCATCTGGACCATGGCCAATGGCACCGGAGGCCTCAACCTCAGGACCTTCCGCTCCGACTTCGACCACCTCGCCAGCAACACCTACAAGCAAGA CGGTGGCCTCTACGACGAGAAAGTTGTTGAGAATATAATCGAGAGGATGGATGAAGTGGAGGAGAGCGGGAGCAAGCTCTCTGGTACCTTGCACCACAGCGGCCAGCAGGACATGTCTGTCATGGCCATGCAACGCCTCAACGACCA CATGCCTTCTGGTCCGGCGAGGCCGGTGGACATGGTGGTCGACTACTACCAGCACGACTTCGAGTTCGCCGAGCCGCCGCGCGTGACAAGCCTGCAGAACACGCAGCCGCTGCCGACGTTCAGCAACTTTGGCGACGACGTCTACTTCGTGGCCGACCAGCGCGGGTACGAGTCCGTGGTGTACCACGTCGCGGGGCAGTACCTCAAGACCGACCGCAAGTCCGGCGCCGTCACCGACCCGAGGCTCAAGCTCAACACGGTGGTGCGGGAGATCAGCTACTTCCCGAGCGGCGTCACGGTAAAAACGGAGGACGACAAGGTGTACCGGGCCGACTACGTCGTCGTCTCCGCCAGCCTCGGCGTCCTGCAGACGGACCTCATACGGTTCAAGCCGCAGCTGCCGTCGTGGAAGATCGTGTCCATCTACCAGTTCGACATGGCCGTGTACACCAAGGTCTTCCTCAAGTTCCCCAAGAGGTTCTGGCCGGAGGGGGAAGGCAAGGAGTTCTTCCTCTACGCTAGTGGCAGGAGAGGGTACTTCCCCGTGTGGCAGCAGTTCGAGCAGCAGTACCCCGGGTCCAACGTGCTGCTGGTGACGGTCACCGACGACGAGTCGAGGCGGATCGAGCAGCAGTCCGACAACCAGACCATGGCGGAGGCGGTGGCGgtgctcaggaagatgttccccAAGGAGGACGTGCCGGACGCCACCGAGATCCTCGTGCCCAGGTGGTGGTCCAACCGGTTCTTCAAGGGCTCCTTCTCCAACTGGCCCATCGGCGTCAACCGCTACGAATATGACCTCATCCGG GCTCCCGTTGGGAGGGTTTACTTCACGGGCGAGCACACGAGCGAAAAGTACAACGGATATGTCCACGGGGCGTACCTTGCAG GTATTGATTCTGCTGACATCCTGATCAACTGTGCCAAGAAGAAGATGTGCAAATATGATGTCAAGGGAAAGCATGACTAA